The proteins below are encoded in one region of Syntrophus gentianae:
- the dnaJ gene encoding molecular chaperone DnaJ gives MRDYYEILQVSREASPEEIKRAYRKMALQCHPDRNPGNKEAEEIFREAAEAYEVLSNPDKRRIYDRFGREGLERSGYHGVTRPEDIFRAFGGIFDELWDFPFGRRRRTEEEERGEDLVVSLNLTLEEAAQGKDVVLEVPRTRICPTCSGSGAKPGTGWITCPVCSGRGSISRGNSLFRLTVTCSACGGQGQYLESPCADCRGEGEVPVAVPLSVKIPPGVGSGSQLFVAGEGQPSRRGGPPGNLYVRMVVESHPLFEREGDDLLCTIPIGMTQAALGARITVPTLWGDDHLAIPPGTQHGAIFKLPGRGMPILNGIGHGNQIVRIRVVIPRKLSALQKRLLNEFERVSGKGKRPSRGFFQRLSDRFCRRRKM, from the coding sequence GTGCGTGATTATTACGAGATTCTGCAGGTCAGCAGGGAGGCTTCGCCGGAAGAGATCAAGCGGGCCTACCGGAAAATGGCCCTGCAATGCCACCCTGATCGCAACCCCGGAAACAAAGAGGCGGAAGAAATCTTCCGGGAGGCCGCCGAAGCCTACGAAGTGTTGAGCAATCCGGACAAACGGCGCATTTACGACCGGTTCGGCCGTGAAGGTCTGGAGCGCAGCGGTTATCATGGCGTCACCCGACCGGAGGACATCTTCCGGGCCTTTGGCGGAATCTTCGACGAACTATGGGATTTCCCCTTCGGACGAAGGAGACGGACCGAGGAGGAAGAAAGAGGAGAAGATCTGGTCGTTTCCCTGAACCTGACCCTGGAGGAAGCCGCCCAGGGCAAGGACGTTGTCCTGGAGGTTCCGCGGACCCGGATCTGTCCGACCTGCAGCGGCTCCGGCGCGAAACCGGGCACCGGATGGATCACCTGTCCGGTCTGTTCCGGCAGAGGGTCGATCTCCCGTGGGAATTCCCTGTTCCGCCTGACCGTCACCTGCTCGGCCTGTGGGGGACAGGGTCAATACCTGGAATCTCCCTGCGCGGATTGCCGCGGAGAAGGAGAAGTTCCCGTTGCCGTCCCTCTTTCCGTAAAAATACCGCCGGGCGTGGGAAGCGGTTCTCAACTCTTTGTGGCCGGCGAGGGACAGCCCAGCCGTCGGGGAGGGCCGCCCGGCAATCTTTACGTGAGAATGGTCGTCGAAAGCCATCCCCTTTTTGAACGGGAGGGCGACGATCTTCTCTGTACGATTCCGATCGGCATGACGCAGGCAGCCCTGGGCGCAAGGATTACCGTTCCGACCCTCTGGGGGGACGATCATTTGGCCATTCCTCCGGGAACGCAGCATGGGGCAATCTTCAAGCTTCCCGGCAGGGGGATGCCGATCCTAAACGGCATTGGCCACGGCAATCAAATTGTCCGGATTCGCGTGGTCATCCCCCGGAAACTTTCGGCACTCCAGAAACGCCTCCTCAATGAGTTCGAAAGGGTCTCGGGAAAGGGGAAACGTCCTTCCCGCGGTTTTTTCCAGAGGCTGTCCGACCGATTCTGCAGACGCCGGAAGATGTGA
- the groL gene encoding chaperonin GroEL (60 kDa chaperone family; promotes refolding of misfolded polypeptides especially under stressful conditions; forms two stacked rings of heptamers to form a barrel-shaped 14mer; ends can be capped by GroES; misfolded proteins enter the barrel where they are refolded when GroES binds): MAAKEIKYDMVAREKILKGVDTLANAVKVTLGPRGRNVVIEKSWGAPLITKDGVTVAKEIELEDKFENMGAQMVKEVASKTSDMAGDGTTTATILAQAIYREGSKMAAAGMNPMSLKRGIDKSVELIIGELKKISKDIRDKKEITQVGTISANNDNTIGEIISEAMEKVGKEGVITVEEAKSMETSLEIVEGMQFDRGYVSPYFVTDPEKMEVVFEDPYILLYEKKISVMQDLVPVLEQIARSGRPLLIVAEDLEGEALATLVVNKIRGTLKCAAVKAPGFGDRRKAMLEDIAILTGGQVVSEEMGIKLDSITLNDLGTCKRLHVDKDNTTIVDGAGSQAAIEGRVKQIRAQIDETTSDYDREKLQERLAKLVGGVAVIKVGAATEIEMKEKKARVEDALHATRAAVEEGIVPGGGVALLRALPVLEGVKLSDEDEQHGLTIIRRALEEPMRQIAANAGFEGSIVVEKVKHQAGSVGFNADAGEYTDMMEAGIIDPTKVVRFALQNAASVASLLLTTEAMIAEAPRKKGAAGMPGGMMPPDMGDMDY; the protein is encoded by the coding sequence ATGGCTGCAAAAGAAATCAAATACGACATGGTTGCCCGGGAAAAGATCCTGAAGGGTGTGGATACCCTGGCCAATGCCGTCAAGGTTACCCTGGGCCCCCGGGGGCGGAATGTGGTGATCGAAAAATCCTGGGGAGCACCGCTCATTACCAAGGATGGGGTCACGGTCGCCAAGGAAATTGAACTGGAAGACAAATTTGAAAACATGGGCGCCCAGATGGTCAAGGAAGTCGCGTCCAAGACGTCGGACATGGCCGGCGATGGGACCACGACGGCCACGATCCTCGCCCAGGCGATTTACCGCGAAGGCTCCAAGATGGCCGCCGCCGGCATGAATCCCATGTCGCTCAAGCGGGGCATCGACAAGAGCGTTGAACTCATCATCGGCGAATTGAAGAAGATCTCCAAGGACATCCGGGATAAAAAAGAGATCACGCAGGTCGGGACGATTTCCGCGAACAACGATAACACCATCGGCGAAATCATTTCCGAAGCCATGGAAAAGGTCGGCAAGGAAGGCGTCATCACGGTCGAAGAGGCCAAGAGCATGGAAACTTCCCTGGAAATCGTGGAAGGGATGCAGTTCGACCGCGGTTATGTCTCCCCCTATTTCGTGACGGATCCGGAAAAGATGGAAGTCGTCTTTGAAGACCCCTACATTCTGCTCTATGAGAAAAAGATCAGCGTAATGCAGGACCTGGTGCCCGTCCTGGAACAGATCGCCCGCTCCGGAAGGCCCCTGCTCATCGTGGCCGAAGACCTGGAAGGCGAAGCCCTGGCAACACTGGTGGTGAACAAAATCCGGGGAACCCTCAAGTGCGCGGCCGTCAAGGCACCGGGATTCGGGGATCGCCGAAAGGCCATGCTGGAAGATATCGCCATTCTCACAGGCGGTCAGGTTGTCTCCGAGGAAATGGGCATCAAACTGGACAGCATTACCCTCAACGATCTGGGAACCTGCAAACGGCTCCATGTCGACAAGGACAATACCACCATCGTGGATGGCGCGGGAAGCCAGGCCGCCATCGAAGGCCGGGTCAAACAGATTCGCGCCCAGATCGATGAAACCACCTCCGATTACGACCGGGAAAAACTCCAGGAACGGCTGGCAAAACTCGTGGGAGGCGTCGCCGTAATCAAGGTCGGCGCGGCAACGGAAATTGAAATGAAGGAGAAAAAGGCCCGGGTGGAAGACGCCCTCCATGCCACGAGGGCGGCGGTGGAAGAAGGCATCGTCCCCGGAGGCGGTGTCGCCCTGCTGCGGGCTCTCCCGGTCCTGGAAGGCGTAAAGCTTTCCGATGAGGATGAACAGCACGGCCTGACCATCATCAGGCGGGCTCTCGAGGAACCGATGCGCCAGATTGCCGCCAATGCCGGATTTGAAGGATCCATCGTCGTGGAAAAGGTCAAACACCAGGCCGGCAGCGTCGGGTTCAATGCCGATGCCGGGGAATACACCGATATGATGGAAGCAGGCATTATCGATCCCACCAAGGTGGTCCGTTTCGCCCTGCAGAATGCGGCTTCCGTGGCGTCTCTCCTCCTGACGACAGAGGCGATGATCGCCGAAGCCCCCAGGAAGAAGGGCGCTGCCGGCATGCCCGGCGGCATGATGCCCCCTGATATGGGCGATATGGATTACTAA
- the groES gene encoding co-chaperone GroES, with amino-acid sequence MKIVPLHDRVLVLRTEDMEKTAGGIIIPDTAKEKPQEGKVVAAGPGRRDDEGNRIPLNVKEGDRILFGRYAGTEVKIDGVEHLIMREDDILGVIE; translated from the coding sequence ATGAAGATCGTACCATTGCATGATCGTGTTCTAGTTTTACGGACTGAGGACATGGAAAAGACAGCCGGCGGCATCATCATCCCCGATACGGCAAAGGAAAAACCCCAGGAGGGAAAGGTTGTTGCCGCTGGTCCGGGAAGACGGGACGATGAAGGCAATCGCATCCCCCTGAACGTGAAGGAAGGGGATCGGATCCTGTTCGGGCGCTATGCGGGGACGGAGGTCAAGATCGACGGCGTCGAGCACCTGATCATGAGGGAAGACGATATTCTGGGCGTTATCGAATAA
- a CDS encoding Hsp20/alpha crystallin family protein, with protein sequence MAIKSLLPSLKRRTEAPAKREDEHPFYSLQREMNRLFDDFFRGFDLEPFGALEDRYAGFSPSVDVRESDEEFTIKAEIPGIDEKDVEVLVSDDAVTLKGEKKEEQEDKGKDYYRLERTYGSFHRVIPLPKGINLEKVEATFKNGVLTVKLPKTEEAQTKGKKIPITTE encoded by the coding sequence ATGGCAATCAAAAGTCTTTTGCCTTCCCTGAAGAGGAGAACGGAAGCGCCTGCAAAGCGTGAGGATGAGCATCCCTTCTATTCGCTGCAGAGGGAAATGAATCGGCTTTTCGATGATTTCTTCCGGGGGTTCGATCTTGAGCCTTTTGGTGCCCTGGAAGATCGTTATGCCGGTTTTTCACCCTCCGTCGACGTACGGGAAAGTGACGAAGAATTCACCATCAAGGCCGAAATTCCCGGAATTGATGAAAAAGACGTGGAAGTCCTGGTTTCCGACGATGCCGTAACCCTCAAAGGCGAAAAGAAAGAGGAACAGGAAGATAAAGGAAAGGACTATTACCGCCTGGAACGGACCTATGGTTCCTTCCACCGGGTGATTCCTCTGCCCAAGGGAATCAACCTGGAAAAGGTAGAGGCCACCTTTAAAAACGGGGTCCTGACCGTCAAACTTCCCAAAACGGAGGAAGCCCAGACCAAGGGCAAGAAAATTCCGATTACCACGGAATGA
- a CDS encoding Hsp20/alpha crystallin family protein, translating to MVQEYKQFEKQPAAEPAVSERTKNTKIFTPKVDIYETPETMVLIADVPGVDENSVEVILDKNVLKIQGTVEQVEPQEHRLYYAEYDVGDYQRTFTLSEDVDRGNIEASVKNGVLRVVLRKAAPVQAKKIAIKAG from the coding sequence ATGGTTCAGGAATATAAACAGTTTGAAAAACAGCCGGCGGCAGAACCCGCCGTATCGGAACGGACGAAGAACACGAAGATTTTTACACCAAAAGTGGATATTTACGAAACGCCTGAAACGATGGTGCTGATCGCGGATGTCCCCGGCGTTGATGAAAATTCGGTTGAAGTCATCCTGGATAAAAACGTCCTGAAAATTCAGGGAACGGTCGAGCAGGTTGAGCCTCAGGAACACCGCTTGTACTACGCGGAATACGATGTCGGCGATTATCAGCGGACCTTTACCCTTTCAGAAGACGTAGACAGGGGGAACATTGAAGCATCCGTCAAAAATGGCGTGCTTCGCGTCGTCCTGCGCAAGGCTGCCCCTGTTCAGGCAAAGAAAATAGCCATCAAGGCAGGATAA
- a CDS encoding Hsp20/alpha crystallin family protein, whose translation MLDMFPEMTRFHKDMNRFFSGLTQEYDQHYPPVNVWIGEDDVVVRAELPGMDPDAIEITTKGDLLYIKGSREPEQLEEGCRYHRQERGFGRFSRGLQLPFNVNPEKVEANYEKGILQIHLPRAEEDKPRKIAIKSE comes from the coding sequence ATGTTGGATATGTTTCCTGAAATGACCCGCTTTCATAAAGACATGAATCGGTTTTTTTCAGGTCTGACTCAGGAGTATGACCAGCATTACCCGCCGGTCAATGTATGGATCGGTGAGGACGATGTGGTTGTCAGGGCTGAGCTCCCCGGAATGGATCCCGACGCCATTGAGATTACCACAAAGGGCGACCTTCTGTACATCAAGGGATCGAGAGAACCGGAGCAACTCGAGGAAGGATGCCGTTATCATCGTCAGGAAAGGGGTTTCGGCCGTTTCAGCCGGGGGCTGCAGTTGCCCTTCAACGTCAATCCGGAAAAGGTTGAAGCAAACTATGAAAAGGGAATCCTGCAGATCCATCTGCCCCGGGCGGAAGAAGACAAGCCCCGTAAAATAGCCATCAAATCGGAATAG
- a CDS encoding L,D-transpeptidase family protein: protein MRLKRVHIIQILILIGAALTWFITTGMLSASNPSDTATDRIQQRVSTATGRSLLNFAYNDEDTARLLKTFYSERKGLPAWIGEEGPDAQAVTLLRILKRSYREGLCPQDYGIERIETMMTAISREKELDHPVNPERLADLDLLLTEAFFSYAAHFAGGRADHQKQYPGWVYKPRQTDLVKTLVNALESKNLEGTLNDLAPRFYDYRKLHEILNSYIDIAENGGWPVIPDGRPLKKGMRDYRVNLLRNRLMMTSGSPNTSQAIPNDVFDRELEIAVRSFQRQHGLRQDGIVGPPTLRHLNVPVEVRICQVAVNLDRLRWLPTELGNRHLLINIPAFNLEVVEDQNVVMNIRAIVGKTNKRTNLLSSRVTSVELNPYWRVPKTIAVEEYLPKLKKNPQYLSGKKMKVFAGGNYQNRPISPETINWSRYSTERFPYFLRQEPGPDNPLGRVKFVFSNEADIYIHDTPTRRLFAQSRRSFSHGCIRIEKPVDLAAYLLQSSSDNRWSSRNIQAEIQKGKNKTLILPKVVPVHIVYKTVWIDQEGKLNFRPDIYNIDNIPGNLTVIMASLERSHLNSGLR from the coding sequence GTGAGGTTGAAGAGAGTCCATATTATCCAGATTCTGATCCTGATCGGGGCAGCCCTGACTTGGTTCATCACCACAGGAATGCTGTCGGCAAGCAACCCGTCCGATACGGCCACAGATCGTATCCAGCAGAGGGTCTCAACCGCAACGGGAAGATCTCTGTTGAACTTTGCCTACAACGATGAGGATACCGCCCGGCTGCTGAAAACCTTTTATTCGGAACGGAAGGGTCTGCCGGCCTGGATTGGGGAAGAAGGACCGGATGCGCAGGCAGTTACGCTGCTGCGGATTTTGAAGCGGTCCTATCGGGAAGGGTTGTGCCCCCAGGATTACGGCATCGAGCGCATCGAAACCATGATGACGGCGATTTCCCGGGAAAAGGAGCTGGATCACCCCGTAAACCCTGAACGTCTGGCAGATCTTGATCTGCTGCTGACGGAGGCGTTTTTTTCCTATGCCGCTCATTTTGCCGGCGGCAGGGCAGATCATCAAAAGCAATATCCCGGCTGGGTCTACAAACCCAGACAGACCGATCTCGTCAAAACGCTGGTCAATGCCCTGGAAAGCAAAAACTTGGAAGGGACCCTTAACGATCTGGCTCCCCGGTTTTACGATTACCGGAAACTTCACGAAATACTCAATAGTTACATCGATATCGCGGAAAATGGAGGCTGGCCTGTTATCCCGGATGGCCGCCCGCTGAAAAAAGGAATGCGTGATTATCGGGTCAATCTGCTGAGAAACCGGCTGATGATGACTTCAGGGTCGCCGAACACTTCGCAGGCAATCCCCAATGACGTGTTTGACCGGGAGTTGGAAATCGCCGTTCGTTCCTTCCAGCGGCAACATGGCCTGCGGCAAGACGGCATCGTCGGTCCGCCCACGTTGCGGCATCTGAACGTCCCCGTGGAAGTCCGCATCTGTCAGGTTGCCGTCAATCTGGACCGGCTGCGCTGGCTGCCCACAGAACTGGGAAATCGTCACCTGCTGATCAATATCCCGGCCTTCAACCTTGAAGTGGTGGAAGACCAGAACGTGGTCATGAACATCCGGGCCATCGTCGGCAAGACCAACAAACGAACGAATCTTTTAAGCAGCCGGGTCACCTCGGTCGAATTGAATCCCTACTGGCGGGTGCCCAAGACCATCGCCGTGGAGGAATATCTTCCCAAGCTCAAGAAGAACCCCCAATACCTTTCGGGAAAGAAGATGAAGGTTTTTGCGGGCGGCAATTACCAAAACCGACCCATTTCTCCGGAAACCATCAACTGGTCCCGCTATTCCACCGAGAGATTTCCCTACTTTCTGAGACAGGAACCAGGACCGGACAATCCTCTCGGTCGCGTCAAGTTCGTCTTTTCCAACGAAGCCGACATCTACATCCATGACACCCCCACGCGGAGGCTTTTCGCCCAGAGCCGGCGCAGTTTCAGTCATGGCTGCATCCGCATTGAAAAGCCCGTGGATCTTGCCGCCTATCTGCTGCAAAGTTCGTCCGACAATCGCTGGTCGAGCCGGAACATTCAGGCCGAGATTCAAAAGGGAAAGAACAAGACCTTGATCCTTCCCAAAGTTGTTCCCGTCCATATCGTTTATAAGACGGTCTGGATTGATCAAGAGGGAAAACTCAACTTCCGTCCGGACATTTACAATATCGATAACATTCCCGGGAATCTCACGGTGATCATGGCTTCGCTCGAACGCTCCCACTTAAACTCCGGCCTTCGCTGA
- a CDS encoding FHA domain-containing protein — MAEVLLKFKGAVVKEIPLEQDVITIGRKPDNDIVIDNQAVSGHHAKFTHEGDTLYIEDTNSLNGTYVNGQKVFKSEIFNGDVVLVGIHTLEVISERNREVDPRNATLRGRSMDETMVIAPQDQRNLLASTGKTKPDVLGGFVVVNGSTEKRDYLLKERVTTIGKEDGAGIHLKGFFAPKVAALVNRRKEGYFINPSGGKSMKINGQDMTSRYDLKDGDLVEVGGLKMQFYIKEE; from the coding sequence ATGGCGGAGGTTTTATTAAAATTTAAAGGAGCCGTTGTCAAAGAAATCCCCCTTGAGCAAGATGTCATAACCATCGGCAGAAAGCCGGACAATGATATTGTAATTGACAATCAGGCTGTCTCCGGACATCATGCAAAATTCACACACGAAGGGGATACGCTCTACATTGAGGATACGAACAGCCTCAATGGAACGTATGTCAACGGACAAAAAGTTTTCAAAAGTGAAATATTCAATGGCGACGTGGTTCTTGTCGGAATCCACACCTTGGAAGTGATTTCCGAAAGGAACAGGGAAGTGGATCCCAGAAATGCGACCCTGAGGGGAAGATCCATGGATGAAACCATGGTGATTGCTCCGCAGGATCAGCGAAATCTTCTGGCTTCCACGGGAAAGACCAAGCCCGACGTCCTGGGCGGCTTCGTGGTCGTGAATGGATCCACGGAAAAAAGGGATTATCTCCTGAAGGAGCGGGTGACGACCATCGGAAAGGAAGATGGGGCGGGCATCCATCTCAAAGGCTTTTTTGCCCCCAAAGTGGCCGCCTTGGTCAACCGGAGGAAAGAAGGGTACTTCATCAATCCCTCAGGGGGAAAATCCATGAAGATCAACGGACAGGACATGACATCCCGGTATGACCTGAAAGACGGAGATCTTGTGGAAGTGGGGGGCCTGAAGATGCAGTTCTACATCAAGGAAGAATAG
- a CDS encoding Stp1/IreP family PP2C-type Ser/Thr phosphatase, with product MNLNIAGQTDKGLIRPNNEDDFFVDPKQGILAVADGMGGHASGEIASKMAVDVLRDYFQKASEGNAPLIASCYNENYSDATNQLCSAIQLANRAIHEAAKSNPQLHGMGTTLAAIMIQGRQLSIAHVGDSRIYLVRAGEIEQLTDDHTLVYEQVKHDLITKEEAERSTIRHVLTRALGIAPFVDVDLDEMTLAEGDVLILCSDGLSGMISDRDILLMATSLDNPSIACQELINMANMKGGKDNITVVAGYLARKRRFASVLKFFRWFRR from the coding sequence TTGAATCTGAATATTGCCGGCCAAACCGATAAAGGGCTCATCCGACCGAACAATGAAGATGATTTCTTTGTGGATCCCAAGCAGGGGATTCTGGCGGTAGCGGATGGAATGGGAGGGCATGCATCTGGAGAAATTGCCAGCAAGATGGCGGTGGATGTCCTGCGGGATTATTTTCAAAAAGCCAGCGAAGGCAACGCGCCCCTGATCGCGTCCTGTTACAATGAAAACTATTCCGATGCAACGAATCAGCTTTGTTCCGCGATTCAACTGGCGAACAGGGCGATTCATGAAGCGGCGAAGAGCAACCCTCAACTGCACGGCATGGGAACAACCCTTGCGGCAATCATGATCCAGGGCAGACAACTGAGCATCGCCCACGTGGGAGACAGTCGGATCTATCTGGTCAGGGCGGGAGAAATTGAACAGTTGACCGACGATCACACATTGGTATATGAGCAGGTTAAGCATGACCTGATTACCAAAGAAGAAGCGGAACGGTCCACGATCCGGCATGTACTGACAAGGGCGCTCGGTATTGCTCCATTTGTTGATGTCGATCTGGACGAAATGACGCTGGCGGAAGGCGATGTGCTGATTCTCTGCAGCGACGGTTTGTCCGGAATGATTTCCGATCGAGACATTTTGCTCATGGCAACGTCTCTTGATAATCCCTCGATAGCGTGCCAGGAACTGATCAACATGGCCAATATGAAGGGCGGAAAAGACAATATCACCGTTGTTGCCGGTTACCTTGCCAGGAAGCGCCGGTTTGCGTCGGTTCTCAAATTTTTTAGATGGTTCAGGAGGTAA
- a CDS encoding serine/threonine-protein kinase yields MLRFKNSIVIDLSIVCFLVLLLAGAYALQWSQTEQLEYKAYDTVSSFRDKAPASNVVVIGIDNNSITAIGRWPWSRGYIAQMIGMLHDYETRVIGIDIPFSENDHNQGLTEIRNLLSGLEAKGIRSGQLYTSLKEAEGRLDNDTLLAESIARSHRVVLPLTFALGRSLAAVEALPDYLTRNSVRLDTTAPSLTARELISPIAQFAEPALALGHVNVAADKDGAVRSEPLLINYENRYYPSFALQLTLKFLKYNLDHLRLNKGIEIGNARIPTFDEHRMLINYNWNIPIYSFVDVLNHKVRPAVFKNKIVIIVLNATGLGTFQATSAGPDTPSWIGIASTVDNILHQEHIVRPAWAVWLELAVMVLFGCFVILVTSRLKPLYSAAAALTLLILWAGFSVYLLAGQGYWIKPVYPALVLILGYLAMASRKYLFSEKPKVSIEADSVEANKMLGLSFQGQGMLDMAFETFRKCPVEDKAMKELLYNLGLDFERKRLFTKAVAVYNHIAQAGSFKDINDRIQRMKLAGDTVNQQPAGSKKDDTVILQDTEIKPTIGRYEISRELGRGAMGTVYLGKDPKINREVAIKTLRYEEIEDERLLETKKRFFLEAEAAGKLSHPNIVTIYDVGEDSDLAYMAMELLDGTDLMKYCGRDSLLPIPEVVRIVSLVANALDYAHKNGVVHRDIKPSNIMILKNGEIRVADFGIARVMSSSKTQTGAVLGTPSYMSPEQISGQKIDGRSDLFSLGVVFYEMLTGEKPFQGDSIGTLMYKITSTNPKPLRERAPHLPELFADIVNRAMEKDADKRYQHGGEIVDDLAAYLKI; encoded by the coding sequence ATGCTTCGGTTTAAAAATTCAATTGTTATTGATTTGAGCATTGTTTGTTTTCTCGTCCTTCTGCTGGCCGGCGCCTATGCCCTGCAATGGAGCCAGACGGAACAGCTGGAATACAAGGCCTACGACACTGTTTCTTCTTTCAGGGATAAAGCCCCTGCGTCCAATGTCGTTGTCATCGGAATCGATAATAACAGCATCACCGCTATTGGCCGCTGGCCCTGGTCCAGAGGATACATCGCCCAGATGATCGGCATGCTTCATGATTATGAAACCAGAGTGATCGGGATCGATATCCCCTTTTCCGAAAATGACCATAACCAGGGATTGACCGAGATCCGGAATCTTCTCAGCGGATTGGAAGCGAAAGGCATCCGAAGCGGACAGCTTTACACAAGCCTTAAAGAAGCAGAGGGACGGTTGGATAATGATACCCTGCTGGCTGAATCGATTGCCCGGAGCCATCGGGTCGTTCTGCCTTTAACCTTCGCCCTGGGACGCTCCCTCGCAGCCGTTGAAGCCCTGCCGGATTATCTAACCAGGAACTCGGTCAGACTGGACACAACGGCCCCCAGTTTGACCGCCCGGGAGCTGATCTCGCCGATCGCTCAATTCGCGGAACCTGCTTTGGCCCTCGGTCATGTCAACGTAGCAGCAGATAAGGATGGCGCCGTGCGCAGCGAACCGCTGCTTATCAATTATGAAAATCGCTATTACCCTTCCTTTGCGCTGCAACTGACCCTGAAGTTTCTCAAATACAACCTTGACCATCTTCGTCTGAACAAGGGGATAGAAATCGGCAACGCCCGCATTCCCACCTTTGATGAGCATCGAATGCTGATCAACTACAACTGGAATATCCCGATTTATTCCTTTGTGGACGTCCTCAATCATAAGGTAAGACCCGCCGTGTTTAAAAACAAGATTGTCATCATCGTCCTGAACGCTACGGGTCTGGGAACTTTTCAGGCTACCTCCGCCGGACCTGACACCCCTTCCTGGATCGGAATCGCCAGCACGGTGGACAACATCCTTCACCAGGAGCACATCGTGCGGCCTGCATGGGCCGTATGGCTTGAACTGGCAGTCATGGTCCTGTTCGGATGCTTTGTCATCCTGGTTACCTCAAGGCTCAAGCCCCTTTACAGTGCCGCCGCCGCGCTGACTCTGCTGATCCTCTGGGCCGGATTCTCCGTTTATCTCCTTGCCGGCCAGGGATACTGGATAAAACCTGTCTATCCCGCATTGGTTCTGATCCTCGGTTATCTCGCTATGGCATCGCGGAAATATCTCTTTTCGGAAAAGCCAAAGGTCAGCATCGAGGCGGACAGCGTGGAAGCCAATAAAATGCTCGGCCTTTCCTTTCAAGGACAGGGGATGCTGGACATGGCCTTTGAAACCTTCCGGAAGTGTCCCGTCGAGGACAAGGCCATGAAAGAGCTTCTGTACAATCTGGGACTTGACTTCGAAAGAAAGCGGCTGTTCACGAAGGCCGTTGCGGTTTATAATCACATTGCCCAGGCTGGCAGTTTCAAGGATATCAATGACCGGATCCAGCGGATGAAGCTGGCGGGAGACACCGTCAACCAACAACCCGCCGGGAGCAAAAAGGATGATACCGTCATTCTGCAGGATACCGAGATCAAGCCGACCATCGGACGTTACGAGATCAGCCGGGAACTCGGGCGTGGAGCCATGGGAACGGTTTATCTGGGCAAGGACCCGAAGATCAACAGGGAAGTGGCGATCAAGACCCTGCGCTATGAAGAAATTGAGGACGAACGGCTCCTGGAAACCAAGAAGAGATTTTTCCTGGAAGCCGAAGCGGCAGGAAAACTGTCCCATCCCAATATTGTCACCATTTACGATGTGGGGGAAGATTCCGATCTTGCCTACATGGCGATGGAGCTGCTGGACGGAACGGATCTCATGAAATATTGCGGCAGGGACAGCCTCCTGCCCATCCCGGAAGTCGTCCGAATTGTAAGCCTGGTGGCCAATGCCCTGGACTATGCCCACAAAAACGGCGTCGTGCACCGGGACATCAAGCCTTCGAATATCATGATCCTGAAGAACGGTGAAATCCGGGTCGCTGATTTCGGCATCGCCCGCGTGATGAGCTCTTCCAAGACTCAGACAGGCGCCGTCCTTGGCACGCCGAGTTACATGTCGCCGGAGCAGATCTCCGGACAGAAGATCGATGGACGTTCAGACCTTTTTTCACTGGGGGTCGTTTTTTATGAGATGTTGACCGGGGAGAAGCCTTTTCAAGGAGACAGCATCGGCACCCTGATGTACAAAATCACCTCGACGAATCCCAAGCCGCTCAGGGAAAGGGCTCCTCACCTCCCGGAACTTTTTGCGGACATCGTGAACAGGGCCATGGAAAAGGACGCGGATAAACGCTATCAGCACGGAGGTGAGATCGTTGATGACCTTGCCGCCTATCTCAAAATTTAG